The stretch of DNA GATCTTGTTACTAAATTTAGGTTACTAATGGCCTTCTTTCCAACAGGAAAACGTCCTTTTGGTGTTTCATTGCTGTACATTGGCTGGGATAAGCATTATGGATTTCAGCTGTATCAAAGTGATCCTAGTGGAAATTATGGAGGATGGAAAGCCACATGCATTGGGAATAATAGTGCTgtaagttctgtgttttttctgtgtttttcctctccccaaaaGTAATGAAAACCAGAAGTACATAAATTGCATTGTACTAATTAAAGTGAATTGTTGATTATGATAACAGAGCAGAAATGGATAACTGTACAAACACAATTACTTATGTTTTGATACTATCTGGCAAAAAACCTTTTGGTTGATTGCCCAATGAtaccattttaatttctgtggaaTTTATAGGCGGCTGTGTCAATGCTAAAACAAGACTACAAAGAAGGGGAAATGACCTTAAAGACTGCGCTTGCGTTAGCCATTAAGGTTCTAAACAAGACCATGGATGTTAGCAAACTCTCTGCAGAGAAAGGTAAGCAGTTCTCCAATATGGGATAACactctttcctttaaaaaaaaaaaaaagttgtgaattTCTATATTCCAGTGTGGCTTACTGGATTTTTAGTGCTCACGTAAAACATCTTTTGACAATGTAGCAGCAATCCTTGTTAACCTTGCTGAAAGCCCTACCTATGACTTGGTTGAGGACGATCCACTGTGGTCAGCTCTAGGGGCTAGACCACAGTTTAGGGACTGTAGCTAGGCCACAtgggtgcagcagcagaagtggcTACGTGTCTGGTGGAAGAAGCACTGGAGAGGTATTGGGTGTGCTGCTGTGGAAGAGGACCCCTGCCATCTGGCTCGCCATCCAGGCTTTGTTGATTAGGTGGAGGCAGGACAAGAACCTTCTGCTTCGCTGCCACTTGTAACAAATCTTAACCCGTCTAATGATTGCTCTTTCAAAAGGACAAAACGTAATGCCGCTGTCTGTTCCATATGTTTCAGTTGAAATTGCAACACTGACCAGAGAGAACGGAAAGACAGTAATAAGGGTTCTGAAGCAGAAGGAGGTGGAGCAGTTGATAAAACAacatgaggaggaggaagcaaaaGCTGAAcgtgaaaagaaggaaaaagaacaaaaagagaaggataAATAGAATATGAAATCAAATATTCTGTAGATAATACAGGACCTGCTTCAGTAAAAGATGATctggat from Oxyura jamaicensis isolate SHBP4307 breed ruddy duck chromosome 10, BPBGC_Ojam_1.0, whole genome shotgun sequence encodes:
- the PSMA4 gene encoding proteasome subunit alpha type-4, producing MSRRYDSRTTIFSPEGRLYQVEYAMEAIGHAGTCLGILANDGVLLAAERRNIHKLLDEVFFSEKIYKLNEDMACSVAGITSDANVLTNELRLIAQRYLLQYQEPIPCEQLVTALCDIKQAYTQFGGKRPFGVSLLYIGWDKHYGFQLYQSDPSGNYGGWKATCIGNNSAAAVSMLKQDYKEGEMTLKTALALAIKVLNKTMDVSKLSAEKVEIATLTRENGKTVIRVLKQKEVEQLIKQHEEEEAKAEREKKEKEQKEKDK